From the Lolium rigidum isolate FL_2022 chromosome 2, APGP_CSIRO_Lrig_0.1, whole genome shotgun sequence genome, one window contains:
- the LOC124692759 gene encoding serine-rich adhesin for platelets-like isoform X1, with translation MKLVCRTEVLTTKMVEDTNPVQDIVHVVHEDASYDKDVVEIKLPDSVVSSDYGGNFVKDVCIDEGQPPPQKFSEEKVVDEKSSPKFDHQMIHANGAPGYREKDCATKSVHELKPEIVLPLGFAPDSNNEKQHSSCEEHGPEGRSKATNFGEISEKKISLEELLRLESAEESQHKATVSSETSKNHMPSLQGEAVGQVSTNASHGIEATAYKTSELVNNSLSSTENTDDCTVTTSEECDVEAPPECSTSAITDAASAVPICNLEKTDDASAEGFDKVEKAGSGVDAPSSSSSDIGSSEKSNDQNGSTAREAITNKVDETAVASTSSAGIVEPSGANVENKHETDGITDIHDSTQRDEGNSVHMMSTVSKSPTQAHDMDEEIAPDSAKAESQIGNGYPPSESGLFGPSIMSAPVSHSGHLAYSGSISIRSDSSATSTRSFAFPVLQRDWISSPVRMAKGERRRARQRHGWRKGLLCCKF, from the exons ATGAAGCTAG TTTGTAGGACTGAAGTATTGACAACGAAAATGGTTGAGGACACAAACCCAGTACAAGATATAGTACATGTTGTGCATGAGGATGCTTCTTATGACAAGGATGTTGTGGAGATAAAATTGCCAGACAGTGTTGTTTCTTCTGATTATGGTGGTAATTTTGTCAAAGATGTCTGCATTGATGAAGGACAACCTCCTCCTCAGAAGTTTTCAGAAGAAAAAGTAGTAGATGAAAAGTCTTCTCCAAAATTTGATCATCAAATGATACATGCAAATGGTGCTCCAGGATACAGGGAAAAAGATTGCGCTACAAAGTCTGTCCACGAACTGAAACCTGAAATAGTTTTACCTCTTGGTTTTGCTCCCGATAGCAACAATGAGAAGCAACATTCTTCTTGTGAAGAGCATGGTCCTGAAGGCAGGAGTAAGGCCACTAACTTCGGTGAGATCAGTGAGAAGAAAATAAGTTTGGAAGAATTACTTCGACTCGAAAGCGCGGAAGAGTCGCAGCATAAAGCCACAGTAAGCTCTGAAACCAGTAAAAACCATATGCCATCtcttcaaggagaagcagttggacAG GTTTCCACAAATGCGTCTCATGGAATTGAAGCTACTGCatacaaaaccagtgagcttgttaATAATAGTTTATCAAGTACGGAGAACACCGATGATTGCACAGTAACAACGTCTGAAGAATGTGATGTAGAGGCACCACCTGAATGCTCTACATCGGCAATCACAGATGCTGCTTCCGCTGTACCTATCTGCAATCTCGAGAAGACTGATGATGCCAGTGCTGAAGGATTTGATAAGGTCGAAAAAGCTGGATCTGGAGTCGATGCTCCGAGCTCGAGTAGTTCAGACATCGGATCATCTGAGAAGAGCAATGATCAGAATGGAAGTACTGCGCGTGAAGCAATAACCAATAAGGTTGATGAAACTGCAGTAGCATCAACTTCATCAGCTGGCATTGTAGAGCCCAGTGGTGCAAATGTGGAAAATAAACACGAGACTGACGGTATCACTGATATACATGATTCAACCCAGAGAGACGAAGGAAATTCTGTGCATATGATGAGCACAGTTAGTAAGAGTCCTACCCAGGCACACGATATGGATGAAGAGATTGCACCTGATAGTGCAAAGGCAGAATCTCAAATCGGAAATGGCTATCCTCCCTCCGAGTCGGGCTTGTTCGGGCCTAGTATCATGTCAGCTCCCGTGTCACACTCTGGGCATCTTGCTTATTCTGGCAGTATTTCCATCCGGTCAGATAGTAGCGCGACTAGCACCCGGTCCTTTGCATTTCCAGT ATTGCAGAGGGACTGGATCAGCAGCCCGGTGAGGATGGCGAAAGGAGAGCGGAGGCGCGCCAGGCAGCGCCATGGCTGGAGGAAGGGGCTTCTCTGCTGTAAATTCTGA
- the LOC124692759 gene encoding serine-rich adhesin for platelets-like isoform X2, translating into MVEDTNPVQDIVHVVHEDASYDKDVVEIKLPDSVVSSDYGGNFVKDVCIDEGQPPPQKFSEEKVVDEKSSPKFDHQMIHANGAPGYREKDCATKSVHELKPEIVLPLGFAPDSNNEKQHSSCEEHGPEGRSKATNFGEISEKKISLEELLRLESAEESQHKATVSSETSKNHMPSLQGEAVGQVSTNASHGIEATAYKTSELVNNSLSSTENTDDCTVTTSEECDVEAPPECSTSAITDAASAVPICNLEKTDDASAEGFDKVEKAGSGVDAPSSSSSDIGSSEKSNDQNGSTAREAITNKVDETAVASTSSAGIVEPSGANVENKHETDGITDIHDSTQRDEGNSVHMMSTVSKSPTQAHDMDEEIAPDSAKAESQIGNGYPPSESGLFGPSIMSAPVSHSGHLAYSGSISIRSDSSATSTRSFAFPVLQRDWISSPVRMAKGERRRARQRHGWRKGLLCCKF; encoded by the exons ATGGTTGAGGACACAAACCCAGTACAAGATATAGTACATGTTGTGCATGAGGATGCTTCTTATGACAAGGATGTTGTGGAGATAAAATTGCCAGACAGTGTTGTTTCTTCTGATTATGGTGGTAATTTTGTCAAAGATGTCTGCATTGATGAAGGACAACCTCCTCCTCAGAAGTTTTCAGAAGAAAAAGTAGTAGATGAAAAGTCTTCTCCAAAATTTGATCATCAAATGATACATGCAAATGGTGCTCCAGGATACAGGGAAAAAGATTGCGCTACAAAGTCTGTCCACGAACTGAAACCTGAAATAGTTTTACCTCTTGGTTTTGCTCCCGATAGCAACAATGAGAAGCAACATTCTTCTTGTGAAGAGCATGGTCCTGAAGGCAGGAGTAAGGCCACTAACTTCGGTGAGATCAGTGAGAAGAAAATAAGTTTGGAAGAATTACTTCGACTCGAAAGCGCGGAAGAGTCGCAGCATAAAGCCACAGTAAGCTCTGAAACCAGTAAAAACCATATGCCATCtcttcaaggagaagcagttggacAG GTTTCCACAAATGCGTCTCATGGAATTGAAGCTACTGCatacaaaaccagtgagcttgttaATAATAGTTTATCAAGTACGGAGAACACCGATGATTGCACAGTAACAACGTCTGAAGAATGTGATGTAGAGGCACCACCTGAATGCTCTACATCGGCAATCACAGATGCTGCTTCCGCTGTACCTATCTGCAATCTCGAGAAGACTGATGATGCCAGTGCTGAAGGATTTGATAAGGTCGAAAAAGCTGGATCTGGAGTCGATGCTCCGAGCTCGAGTAGTTCAGACATCGGATCATCTGAGAAGAGCAATGATCAGAATGGAAGTACTGCGCGTGAAGCAATAACCAATAAGGTTGATGAAACTGCAGTAGCATCAACTTCATCAGCTGGCATTGTAGAGCCCAGTGGTGCAAATGTGGAAAATAAACACGAGACTGACGGTATCACTGATATACATGATTCAACCCAGAGAGACGAAGGAAATTCTGTGCATATGATGAGCACAGTTAGTAAGAGTCCTACCCAGGCACACGATATGGATGAAGAGATTGCACCTGATAGTGCAAAGGCAGAATCTCAAATCGGAAATGGCTATCCTCCCTCCGAGTCGGGCTTGTTCGGGCCTAGTATCATGTCAGCTCCCGTGTCACACTCTGGGCATCTTGCTTATTCTGGCAGTATTTCCATCCGGTCAGATAGTAGCGCGACTAGCACCCGGTCCTTTGCATTTCCAGT ATTGCAGAGGGACTGGATCAGCAGCCCGGTGAGGATGGCGAAAGGAGAGCGGAGGCGCGCCAGGCAGCGCCATGGCTGGAGGAAGGGGCTTCTCTGCTGTAAATTCTGA